A stretch of Amycolatopsis balhimycina FH 1894 DNA encodes these proteins:
- a CDS encoding ferritin-like domain-containing protein, translating into MTYARWLQDFETEAERRRRREDPPWSRGARLHPALVRSVQRFQVGEAGDGANLVAKAAGDDTYLAAVKLFVAEEQNHARMLAGLLAAAGVPTIGKHWSDTVFVKLRRALGLRLELMVLLIAEVVALRYYRALRDGTDDPLVTQVAAWILADEERHVPFHCHRLRIGFENVPGPGRAAVFGGWRVLLLGVALTVAADHGPALRELGVGRLVFVADVLTAFEAALARIRGRVTS; encoded by the coding sequence ATGACCTACGCACGCTGGCTCCAGGACTTCGAAACCGAGGCCGAACGCCGACGCCGTCGCGAAGATCCGCCATGGTCGCGCGGGGCGCGCCTGCACCCCGCCCTCGTACGGAGCGTGCAGCGGTTCCAGGTCGGCGAGGCCGGCGATGGCGCCAATCTCGTCGCCAAGGCCGCCGGTGACGACACCTACCTCGCCGCCGTGAAGCTCTTCGTCGCCGAGGAGCAGAACCACGCGCGGATGCTCGCCGGACTGCTCGCCGCCGCGGGGGTGCCCACCATCGGCAAGCACTGGTCGGACACCGTCTTCGTCAAGCTGCGGCGGGCCCTGGGGCTGCGGCTCGAACTCATGGTGCTGCTCATCGCCGAGGTCGTGGCCCTGCGCTACTACCGCGCCCTGCGCGACGGCACGGACGACCCGCTCGTCACGCAGGTCGCGGCCTGGATCCTCGCCGACGAAGAGCGGCACGTGCCCTTCCACTGCCACCGGCTCCGGATCGGGTTCGAGAACGTCCCCGGGCCCGGGCGCGCCGCGGTGTTCGGCGGGTGGCGGGTGCTGCTGCTCGGCGTCGCGCTCACGGTCGCCGCCGACCACGGCCCGGCGTTGCGCGAGCTCGGCGTCGGACGGCTCGTGTTCGTCGCCGACGTCCTCACCGCCTTCGAGGCCGCCCTCGCGCGGATCCGCGGGCGCGTCACTTCGTGA
- a CDS encoding TIGR03086 family metal-binding protein codes for MDLRELDRRTLLVLDKLVAAATPTDLARPTPCAGWTLADLLRHQVSENHAFAIAARAGSAPDWHAGDLGDDAYAAYQASVDDFLDAFADDAVLDRKLTINHFGTFPGAIAAHMHLVDTVAHGWDLARTLDLPYEPDAEAVRVALKLAERIPDEGREVNGSFARRVDVPADASDLDRFLALLGRDPAGPVR; via the coding sequence ATGGATCTCCGCGAACTCGACCGCCGTACCCTGCTCGTCCTCGACAAGCTCGTCGCCGCCGCGACACCGACCGACCTCGCCCGTCCCACGCCGTGCGCCGGCTGGACCCTGGCCGACCTGCTCCGCCACCAGGTCAGTGAGAACCACGCCTTCGCGATCGCCGCCCGCGCCGGCTCGGCCCCGGACTGGCACGCCGGCGACCTCGGTGACGACGCCTACGCCGCGTACCAGGCGTCCGTCGACGACTTCCTCGACGCCTTCGCCGACGACGCCGTGCTCGACCGGAAGCTGACCATCAACCACTTCGGCACGTTCCCCGGTGCGATCGCGGCGCACATGCACCTGGTCGACACCGTCGCGCACGGCTGGGACCTGGCCCGCACGCTCGACCTGCCCTACGAGCCGGACGCCGAAGCCGTCCGCGTCGCCTTGAAGCTGGCCGAGCGCATCCCGGACGAGGGCCGCGAGGTCAACGGCTCGTTCGCGCGCCGCGTCGACGTGCCGGCGGACGCGAGCGACCTCGACCGGTTCCTCGCCCTGCTCGGACGTGATCCGGCTGGGCCGGTCAGGTGA
- a CDS encoding prolyl oligopeptidase family serine peptidase, which translates to MSVEDPYLWLEDVTGDDALGWVRARNDETLAELTAGARFAELRDELRQVLDADDRIPYVRRRGEFLYNFWQDASHPRGLWRRTTLESYRQAEPEWELLLDVDALAEAEGENWVWQGATVLRPGYRRGLVELSRGGADATVVREFDLDAHEFVEDGFTVPEAKTRIGWIDADRVYLGTDFGPGSLTSSGYPRLAKEWRRGTPLADAVTVYEGKPDDVSIGASHDPTEGFERDFVSRAIDFYRSELHLRTPGGLVKIDVPDDASASLHREWLLVRPRTAWTVGGTEHPAGSLIAIGFDAFMAGDRSFTTLFTPDDHTSLEYWAWTRNHLLLGTLRDVRSELRTLTPGPDGWHEEPLAGGPEFGSADVFDTDPDVSDEYLLDSSSFLQPSTLSYGHVGEEVEVLKQAPAFFDASGMSVAQYFATSEDGTKIPYFVVRPSGAESGPTLLTGYGGFEVSLTPSYSGMIGRGWLARGGTYVVANIRGGGEYGPGWHTQAIKAERHRVYEDFAAVAADLVSRGITTPSRLGIQGGSNGGLLMGVMLTRYPDRFGAIVSQVPLLDMHRYHLLLAGASWMAEYGDPDDATEWAYIGAYSPYQNVHSGRNYPPSLFVTSTRDDRVHPAHARKMVARMREQGHDVRYHENIEGGHGAAADNEQLAFKWALVFEFLWEQLTK; encoded by the coding sequence ATGAGTGTCGAGGATCCCTACCTGTGGCTCGAAGACGTGACCGGCGACGACGCACTCGGCTGGGTGCGCGCCCGCAACGACGAAACGCTGGCCGAGCTGACCGCCGGCGCGCGTTTCGCCGAGCTGCGTGACGAGCTTCGCCAGGTGCTCGACGCCGACGACCGGATCCCGTACGTGCGCCGCCGCGGCGAGTTCCTCTACAACTTCTGGCAGGACGCGAGCCACCCGCGTGGTCTGTGGCGGCGGACGACGCTGGAGTCCTACCGGCAGGCCGAGCCCGAGTGGGAGCTGCTGCTCGACGTCGACGCGCTGGCCGAGGCCGAGGGCGAGAACTGGGTCTGGCAGGGCGCCACCGTGCTGCGGCCGGGCTACCGGCGCGGCCTGGTCGAGCTGTCCCGCGGCGGCGCGGACGCCACGGTGGTCCGCGAGTTCGACCTCGACGCGCACGAGTTCGTCGAGGACGGGTTCACGGTGCCGGAGGCGAAGACGCGGATCGGCTGGATCGACGCCGACCGTGTCTACCTCGGCACCGACTTCGGCCCGGGCTCGCTGACCAGCTCGGGCTACCCGAGGCTGGCAAAGGAGTGGCGCCGCGGCACCCCGCTCGCCGACGCCGTCACGGTCTACGAGGGCAAGCCGGACGACGTCTCGATCGGCGCGTCCCACGACCCGACCGAAGGCTTCGAACGCGACTTCGTCAGCCGCGCGATCGACTTCTACCGCTCGGAGCTGCACCTGCGGACGCCCGGTGGGCTGGTCAAGATCGACGTCCCGGACGACGCGAGCGCGTCCCTGCACCGCGAGTGGCTGCTGGTGCGGCCGCGGACGGCGTGGACCGTCGGCGGCACGGAACACCCGGCGGGCTCGCTCATCGCCATCGGTTTCGACGCCTTCATGGCCGGCGACCGGTCCTTCACCACGCTCTTCACGCCCGACGACCACACCTCGCTCGAGTACTGGGCCTGGACGCGCAACCACCTGCTCCTCGGCACGCTGCGCGACGTCCGCAGCGAGCTGCGCACGCTGACTCCGGGTCCGGACGGCTGGCACGAGGAGCCGCTGGCGGGCGGGCCGGAGTTCGGCAGCGCGGACGTCTTCGACACCGATCCCGACGTCAGCGACGAGTACCTGCTCGACTCCAGCAGCTTCCTTCAGCCGTCCACGTTGAGCTACGGCCACGTCGGCGAAGAGGTCGAAGTGCTGAAGCAGGCTCCGGCGTTCTTCGACGCTTCGGGCATGAGCGTCGCGCAGTACTTCGCGACGTCGGAAGACGGCACGAAGATCCCGTACTTCGTCGTCCGGCCGTCCGGCGCCGAGAGCGGCCCGACGCTGCTGACCGGTTACGGCGGCTTCGAGGTCTCGCTGACGCCGTCCTACAGCGGGATGATCGGCCGCGGCTGGCTCGCGCGCGGCGGCACGTACGTCGTCGCGAACATCCGCGGCGGCGGCGAGTACGGGCCCGGCTGGCACACCCAGGCGATCAAGGCCGAGCGGCACCGCGTGTACGAGGACTTCGCCGCGGTGGCCGCGGACCTGGTTTCGCGGGGCATCACGACGCCGTCGCGGCTGGGGATCCAGGGCGGCAGCAACGGCGGCCTGCTGATGGGCGTCATGCTGACGCGCTACCCGGACCGGTTCGGGGCGATCGTCAGCCAGGTCCCGCTGCTGGACATGCACCGCTACCATCTGCTGCTGGCCGGCGCGTCGTGGATGGCGGAGTACGGCGACCCGGACGACGCCACGGAGTGGGCGTACATCGGCGCGTATTCGCCGTACCAGAATGTCCACAGTGGACGCAACTACCCGCCGTCGCTGTTCGTGACGTCGACGCGCGACGACCGCGTGCACCCCGCCCACGCCCGCAAGATGGTGGCCCGGATGCGCGAGCAGGGCCACGACGTCCGCTACCACGAGAACATCGAAGGCGGCCACGGCGCCGCGGCGGACAACGAGCAGCTGGCGTTCAAGTGGGCACTGGTCTTCGAGTTCCTGTGGGAGCAGCTCACGAAGTGA
- a CDS encoding neutral zinc metallopeptidase: MNDAEPPWPGTARPPEPAWVPEPNPWAPNWAAAPPVPIAPPRSRLWGAVGGVLVIVVAFSLIAATIPRRVDGHAVVAQGADTGRAYGGSDKKPPKAVPELARNPLLGAGISPGPATCSLPDLGRAPEQLKAYYGALAECLEQSWRPALEKANEPTLTAAISVTLPGHSACGEAPTENEAVAYYCGGDTTIYAPTDWMLSDAGLNKARHIATIAHEYGHHVQRESGILSAAADKMTSPDEHSTADKEVVRRIELQANCFGALFLAAVAGSGSISRSLANAAVADYGRANDSDTHGSREHQLSWAKAGYDSKATKACDTWSAQAGEVT, from the coding sequence GTGAACGACGCCGAACCGCCATGGCCGGGGACGGCCCGGCCACCGGAACCCGCGTGGGTGCCGGAGCCGAATCCGTGGGCCCCGAACTGGGCCGCCGCCCCGCCCGTCCCGATCGCCCCGCCGCGCAGCCGGCTCTGGGGCGCCGTCGGCGGGGTGCTGGTCATCGTGGTGGCCTTTTCCCTGATCGCCGCCACCATCCCGCGCCGGGTCGACGGGCACGCCGTCGTCGCGCAGGGCGCCGACACCGGCCGCGCCTACGGCGGCTCGGACAAGAAGCCCCCGAAGGCCGTGCCGGAGCTGGCCCGCAACCCGCTGCTCGGCGCCGGCATCAGCCCCGGGCCCGCCACGTGCTCCCTGCCCGACCTCGGCCGGGCGCCCGAGCAGCTCAAGGCCTACTACGGCGCGCTCGCCGAATGCCTCGAGCAGTCGTGGCGCCCGGCGCTGGAGAAGGCGAACGAGCCGACGCTGACCGCGGCCATTTCGGTGACGCTGCCCGGCCACAGCGCCTGCGGCGAAGCGCCGACGGAGAACGAAGCCGTCGCCTACTACTGCGGTGGCGACACCACGATCTACGCCCCGACCGACTGGATGCTGTCGGACGCCGGGCTCAACAAGGCGCGGCACATCGCGACGATCGCCCATGAGTACGGCCACCACGTGCAGCGCGAGAGCGGCATCCTGTCCGCGGCGGCGGACAAGATGACCTCGCCGGACGAGCACAGCACGGCCGACAAGGAGGTCGTCCGCCGGATCGAGCTGCAGGCGAACTGCTTCGGCGCGCTGTTCCTGGCGGCCGTCGCCGGCTCGGGCTCGATCAGCCGTTCGCTGGCGAACGCCGCCGTCGCCGACTACGGCCGGGCCAACGACAGCGACACGCACGGTTCCCGCGAGCACCAGCTGTCCTGGGCGAAGGCGGGCTACGACAGCAAGGCCACGAAGGCGTGCGACACGTGGAGCGCCCAGGCCGGCGAGGTCACCTGA